From the Sebastes fasciatus isolate fSebFas1 chromosome 3, fSebFas1.pri, whole genome shotgun sequence genome, one window contains:
- the LOC141765059 gene encoding somatostatin receptor type 5-like, translating into MELIQATQGAPTATWSNNSNPPYSHFLLLSTPSEALLGFTPSDGFNNTCQNCTKPELGSLPGLAGIFIPLIYGIVCVVGLVGNTLVIHVIVNYTKNESVTNIYILNLAIADELFMLGLPFLAAQNALLSWPFGSLMCRVVMTVDAINQFTSIFCLTVMSVDRYLAVVHPIRSFWWRRPRVAKAISATVWAGSFVVVLPVVVFADVLKDDGNCSIVWPEPAEVWKTSFIVYTCTVGFFCPLLVICLCYLLIVIKVRTVGKRAQATSSRRRKSERKITRMVVVVVAVFVLCWLPFYVLNIVNLLVVLPGDFRGLYFFVVVLSYANSCANPILYGFLSDNFKRGFRKALCGTSRRVKNNDRAGTEVQRPTEEWGGVVLQAQKSEGVVDVRRKDRGEKEEEEEINGTGGAVQMREICKTSQNGNHSGVTEGSRTQVVRGKPEPEHSSQSAQHERGPGSDPAEVAPSMDSKSRNSKSQPEECPDKVLEISYL; encoded by the exons ATGGAGCTCATCCAGGCCACCCAGGGAGCCCCTACAGCTACCTGGAGCAACAACTCCAATCCCCCTTACTCCCatttcctgctcctctccactccGTCTGAAGCGCTCCTCGGCTTCACCCCGAGTGATGGCTTTAACAACACCTGCCAGAACTGCACCAAACCAGAACTCGGATCCCTCCCCGGCTTGGCTGGAATCTTCATCCCTCTCATCTACGGGATAGTGTGTGTTGTTGGCCTCGTTGGCAACACTCTGGTCATTCACGTTATTGTCAACTACACCAAGAACGAGTCGGTCACCAACATCTACATCCTCAATTTGGCCATTGCGGACGAGCTCTTCATGCTGGGCCTGCCGTTCCTGGCGGCGCAGAACGCTCTGCTCTCTTGGCCCTTTGGCTCTCTAATGTGCCGCGTGGTCATGACAGTGGACGCCATCAACCAGTTCACCAGCATCTTCTGCCTGACCGTGATGTCGGTGGACCGCTACCTGGCTGTGGTGCACCCCATCCGCTCCTTCTGGTGGCGGCGCCCCCGCGTGGCCAAGGCCATCAGTGCCACGGTGTGGGCGGGGTCCTTTGTGGTGGTGCTGCCGGTGGTGGTGTTTGCTGATGTGCTTAAGGACGATGGGAACTGCAGTATCGTGTGGCCTGAGCCGGCAGAAGTGTGGAAGACGTCTTTCATCGTGTACACGTGCACCGTGGGCTTTttttgccccctgctggtcatCTGCTTGTGCTACCTGCTGATCGTCATCAAG GTGCGCACCGTCGGAAAACGGGCGCAGGCCACGTCCTCTCGGCGCAGGAAGTCGGAGCGTAAGATCACCAGGATGGTGGTGGTCGTGGTGGCAGTGTTTGTCCTTTGCTGGCTACCCTTCTATGTTCTGAATATCGTCAACCTCCTGGTGGTCCTGCCTGGGGACTTCAGGGGGCTCTACTTTTTTGTCGTTGTGCTGTCATATGCGAACAGCTGCGCCAACCCCATACTGTACGGCTTTCTGTCCGACAACTTCAAGAGAGGCTTCAGGAAGGCCCTGTGCGGCACTTCGCGCAGGGTGAAGAACAACGACAGGGCCGGCACCGAGGTGCAGCGACCGACGGAGGAGTGGGGCGGCGTTGTGCTGCAAGCGCAGAAAAGTGAAGGCGTCGTCGACGTGCGTAGGAAAGACCGTggtgaaaaagaagaagaggaggaaatcaACGGAACAGGAGGGGCCGTACAGATGAGGGAAATATGCAAAACGTCACAAAATGGAAACCACAGTGGTGTAACGGAGGGCTCAAGGACACAGGTCGTGAGAGGTAAACCTGAGCCGGAGCACTCTAGTCAGAGTGCCCAACATGAGAGAGGCCCAGGCTCTGATCCCGCTGAGGTAGCGCCCTCTATGGAcagtaaaagtagaaacagCAAGTCACAACCTGAAGAATGCCCGGACAAAGTGCTTGAGATCAGCTATCTGTAA